The nucleotide window GAGCTACAATTAATGTGATTATTTTAATCAATCACTCATGCTTTGAGCTGTTGCAGGCCATATGTATCACATTCTGCATCATAATGCATTCATTATAGAAGTCCCGAAACTTCTCTTGAGATCTAAAAAGTTTGCATCATGAAGTATGGAATCGGAGCTTCTTGCTTGGAGGTGCAGTTGGAATTTTTTGATGCTACTGAGTCAATGGCTGTGACCTGTGCCACTTTGTATGTGTTCAACTGGTGTTATAGTATTATTATTCCTGGGGGCCAATAGGAGGGGGGGAGAAAGCCACCAAAAAAGCTCATAGAATAATGATCTCCATGGCACTACAGCTCTTCCTGACAGACTTATAATTGAGGGACAACGTGCATGAGGCTTGCACTCTCAGTGacccacctcttgccagagctcgtacAGAGCATCTCTGCTCTCATGCACATCTGTGAGCAGTAGGAGAAGGTCGCTTTCCCTGCTCCTTCAAGTCCATTGCAACCCCAGAGATGGCTTGGTCTTCCTGTCTTCTTCTATGGCTGAGTTTGTTGCTGTCGTACTACGTCCCTCTCAGCTTCGCCCGCGCGTATTGGCCTGTGGGAGCTTCCACCAGCTTCTACCACTTCAaggtctcactctctctctctctctctctctctctctctctctctctctctgttgcaTTCATTGCAAGCTGCTTGTAAAGAGATCTAATATGTTATTGTCGCGAAGGTTCAAACCCTAAGAGTTACCAAGCTGTGTAAGACGAATGACATCGTCACCGTCAACGGCAAGTTTCCAGGACCGGTGATTTATGCGCAGGAAGACGACCGGGTCATCGTCAGGGTCACCAACCAGACCCCTCACAACATCACCATTCACTGGTAATCCTTCTTCCTTTGACGGTACATCGTCTTCTCTCCTCTTCTCAGCCTCATATTGTTTTGGTGGTATTCTTGTTCCAGGCATGGAGTGAGGCAGAGGCTGTCGTGCTGGGCGGACGGGCCGTCGTACATCACGCAGTGCCCCATCCAGGCCGGCCGAAGCTACACCTACGAGTTCACCTTGGTGCAGCAGAAGGGCACGCTCCTGTGGCACGCCCACGTCTCATGGCTCCGCGCCACCGTCCACGGAGCCATCGTCGTCTACCCCAAGACCGGCGTCCCCTATCCCTTCCCCCACCCCTACGAGGAGCACAGCTTGGTCTTCGGTAACGTCTTCCCTGATCCTTGAGTTGAATTCTCGAGGCCAGTTGGTGATGATCCCACGATTGGTGACAGCGGAGTACTGGCACAAGGACGTGCTGCAGCTCGAGGAGGATGTCATGTCGAGCGGCGGCGGAGCTCCGCCGGCGGATGCGTACCTCATCAATGGCAGCCCCGGGCCGCTCTACAACTGCTCGGCCACTGGTAAAACTCCTCTGAGCTGGCGTCTAACTGAAGATAACAACTTGATCGGGTTCCACCTCTCTGCAGACGTCTACGAGATCCCCGTGGTTCCCGGTAAGACCTACCTGCTGCGGCTGGTAAGCGCGTCCCTCAACACGGAGCACTTCTTCGCCATCGCCGACCACCGGATGACCATCGTCGAGGCCGACGGCGAGTACACTAAGCCTCTCACGGTCGAAAGCCTCATGATAGCGCCGGGGCAGACCATCAACGTCCTCGTACAGGCGGACCAGCCCATCGACACCTACGACATGGCCCTGGCACCCTTCATGTCCGCCCATAACGTCCCCTTCCAGAACACCCCCGCCGTCGCGCACTTCCGCTACTCCGGAGCCGGCCCCGCAGCCCCGAGTCGCCCGGCCGAGTTCCCGGCCTTCAACGACAGCCTCACCGTCGACTTCGCACTGAACAACCTGCGAAGCCTGAACGACACCGGCGTTCCCCTCGTCGTCGACGCCAACCTGCTCTTCACCATCGGGTTGACCGTGGAGCAGTGCCACTCGTCCCACCCGAACGCGAGCTGCCAGGGGCCCAACGGCGGCGTCTTAGCTGCGGTCATGAACAACATCGCCTTCGTCGAGCCGATGGTTTCGCTGCTGCAAGCCTACTACGACAACATGAACGGCTACTACACCGAGGACTTCCCCGGAGTGCCACTGAAGAACTACGACTTCGTCGATGGCGCGCCCAACGACACCCAGTCGTTGAACGGGACGAGGGTGAAGGTGCTGGAGTTCGGGAGCAGGGTGCAGCTGGTGTTGCAGAACACAGGGACCGTGGGCACCGAGAACCACCCCGTCCATCTGCATGGCCACAGCTTCCACGTCGTCGGCCACGGGACCGGCAACTACAACCCGATGACGGCGAAGCTCAACCTGGTCGATCCGCCATACATGAACACAATCGGCGTCCCCGCCGGAGGATGGGCCGCGATCCGGTTCGTCGCCGACAATCCAGGTGTTTGGTTCGTGCATTGCCACCTCGAGG belongs to Musa acuminata AAA Group cultivar baxijiao chromosome BXJ1-11, Cavendish_Baxijiao_AAA, whole genome shotgun sequence and includes:
- the LOC135596850 gene encoding laccase-6-like isoform X2, with translation MAWSSCLLLWLSLLLSYYVPLSFARAYWPVGASTSFYHFKVQTLRVTKLCKTNDIVTVNGKFPGPVIYAQEDDRVIVRVTNQTPHNITIHWHGVRQRLSCWADGPSYITQCPIQAGRSYTYEFTLVQQKGTLLWHAHVSWLRATVHGAIVVYPKTGVPYPFPHPYEEHSLVFAEYWHKDVLQLEEDVMSSGGGAPPADAYLINGSPGPLYNCSATDVYEIPVVPGKTYLLRLVSASLNTEHFFAIADHRMTIVEADGEYTKPLTVESLMIAPGQTINVLVQADQPIDTYDMALAPFMSAHNVPFQNTPAVAHFRYSGAGPAAPSRPAEFPAFNDSLTVDFALNNLRSLNDTGVPLVVDANLLFTIGLTVEQCHSSHPNASCQGPNGGVLAAVMNNIAFVEPMVSLLQAYYDNMNGYYTEDFPGVPLKNYDFVDGAPNDTQSLNGTRVKVLEFGSRVQLVLQNTGTVGTENHPVHLHGHSFHVVGHGTGNYNPMTAKLNLVDPPYMNTIGVPAGGWAAIRFVADNPGVWFVHCHLEVHASWGLAMAFVVKDGNGTMESLPHPPADLPRC
- the LOC135596850 gene encoding laccase-6-like isoform X1, whose translation is MAWSSCLLLWLSLLLSYYVPLSFARAYWPVGASTSFYHFKVQTLRVTKLCKTNDIVTVNGKFPGPVIYAQEDDRVIVRVTNQTPHNITIHWHGVRQRLSCWADGPSYITQCPIQAGRSYTYEFTLVQQKGTLLWHAHVSWLRATVHGAIVVYPKTGVPYPFPHPYEEHSLVFAEYWHKDVLQLEEDVMSSGGGAPPADAYLINGSPGPLYNCSATGKTPLSWRLTEDNNLIGFHLSADVYEIPVVPGKTYLLRLVSASLNTEHFFAIADHRMTIVEADGEYTKPLTVESLMIAPGQTINVLVQADQPIDTYDMALAPFMSAHNVPFQNTPAVAHFRYSGAGPAAPSRPAEFPAFNDSLTVDFALNNLRSLNDTGVPLVVDANLLFTIGLTVEQCHSSHPNASCQGPNGGVLAAVMNNIAFVEPMVSLLQAYYDNMNGYYTEDFPGVPLKNYDFVDGAPNDTQSLNGTRVKVLEFGSRVQLVLQNTGTVGTENHPVHLHGHSFHVVGHGTGNYNPMTAKLNLVDPPYMNTIGVPAGGWAAIRFVADNPGVWFVHCHLEVHASWGLAMAFVVKDGNGTMESLPHPPADLPRC